The genome window TTTCCAGGTGAATTGAGGCTTTGAAGTAATTCCATTTGAAAAGCAGCATCTTATCCTAGTGTGATATGAGTTGCTGACTTCATTAAAAACTTATCAGTGACCTGAGGGTCAAATTTTAAGGTTACTCAACTACCTCTACATGGACCCTCAAAATATCCTCACAGTGAAGCCTGTAGAGAAACAGTGGAGCATAGTAGATAGTACAAAGGCATTGAAGTCATGAGAAATTTCTGAATCTTGGATTCCCCACTTAATATCTCTATGATCATACTGCCTCAAGGAAAGACACTTTACCAAGGAAACAGGCAGGAGGCACTAGCTTGCCTTTTTGTGGGAGGTATTTTTGATGGTCATCAGGGCTCTGCAGTCTCATTCCCTGAATCTACATTCAGCCCGAAAGACAAAGGATGTTTCATTTAGGGaaattgtacacacacacacacacatacacacacacacacacacacacacacacacacacacacattcaggcTCAAAGTTAAAATACTAGTtgacaaatttattttccttttttgaccAGAAGCTAGTAATCTAGGGTGTATATGTGATTAATATTAGACTAAATTTGTACTTGGTTCATGTGGATTGGTATGAAACATTATATTTGAGTACCCTGAGCATTGTGGATCCTTGGGTTAGTTAAGGTAGCATTACCTGTTGTAAACCCTCAACTCTTAGTGGCTTAACACaagagaagtttatttcttgATCATGCTAAGTCCTCTTAGAGGGAGCAGGTATGTGGGGGTATGTGGGTCCTCTGGTTATTCAGAGATACAGCTTGATGAATGTTCTGCTATCTACTATATATGACTTCCAAGGttgctttaagaaaaacaaacaaacaaacaaacaaacaaataaccaaaacacTCATACAGGCAAGAGGGGAAGAGagtattattcattcattcatgggaGGGTTTAATGAGCCAGGCCTAGAATTAGGACACATCATTTCTGATAACCTTCCATGGGCAGGACTCAATCACATATCAAATCTTTCTACAGGTGAGATTGGGAAAGGTAGACTAGTTATGTTCCTAAGAAGAATTTAACAAAAGGGTTTGGGGAGCAAATAACAATCTCTGTCACAGTCCAAATATCTAAGAACAAATAAAGTTTCATCTTTCTCCCTCATGTTAAaccacctccttccttctccaaagATCTCATCCATCTCTGTGTCCAGTTCCAGGCCCCTGATTTCCAGAAAATAAACTTCTCACTCTCACTCCAGATGTGGCTCCTCATGTGCTAGCAGTCCATGGACTAACAGGGCATGTTATCTCTCTTGTCCCTCTCCACCTAGTATTCAAGATGAAGTATTCAGTGTCACCTCATGACACTATTCACAATAACACTCCCATTCATAAAATGGAAGACTAGGAGACACAGTTCACTGGATTAAGCAACGATCAAAACCTATGGGGCAAGTTTTATGAAATTCTTCTGACTTGGCAGTTGAGGAAATTCCTTAATTGGTTGTTGATTCTTCTATCTAGAGGAACATTTTTTCTTTGTGCATTGTTCTCCATAGCTCCTGCTTCCATGGTCCTGAAGGTTATTACTTACCCATTATCTTTCATGGCAACATTTGACGTAGGTGTAGAGAGTTGCCCTCCTTGAGGTCATACAAGTTTAGTAGCTTATTTCCTGCTCATCACATTTAAGGACCAAAAGTTTGTTCAAATaatcaaaagcatttttaagtctaatcttttggttttgttgataaTCAGCTCCTTCAAATACTTTCATTTTGTTCCAGGTgctataattacatttaaattcttttctttatcatgATTATAaatccagatttatttatttttttgctttcttacaaCTTAATGGTTCTACAGTGATACTATCTGAGATAAAAGACCTAGATGGGAAGACCCTGAATCTTAATAGTGAATCCTAGAATAGGAAGACTGTATCTTAATAGACCTTGGTTCCTCAAATCCATTTTATCCCTCACTATTTGAGATCTAGAGGCATGAAGCTTTTATAAACCTCGAGTTTTCAAATCCTTAgaatttcttcattcctttcatgTCTGTTTCCAAACTATTGCTTTAGTATCTAGAATGCAAAAGCCAATTCCATTAACATTTGAACTCTTTGCAAACAGTTTCCTTATAGGACAGGTTGGCAAACTTCTGTAAAGGTCTAGATTGTAAGTTATTTTAGACTGTGTGGACCATAAACAGCTTTGTCACAACTACTGAATTCTGTTGTAGTACAAAAACAGCCATAGATAATTGGCTATgtacaaataaagttttttttttttagaaaagttgaTGGGTCAGATTTGGACTGCAGGTCAGTTTGCTGACCCCTTCTTTAAAGCTAAAGTCTCTATAGGCATGTGATTGGCCTTCAGGTTTTACAGGTGGAAGGTTTACTCTGATTATTACTGTTGTGCATGAATAAGCTAATGtaataaatgctaattttttttattaatgcaaCATTCTACTTCCAGTACCAatttatatattacttaaaatgtgaaataatgcattttttcctAATTGATGAACCTAGAAATGTCAAAAGCTTGACCTAATAGAAAGTTTCCTCACTGATCTAAAGTCTATCGAGCCTGTTATTAAGGGTTGTTGAGGTTGGGGCACATTACTCCATGCAGGCATTCAGGAATCCAGGCTGACAGTGGCTCTGTTATCATCAGTGCAAAGCTTTCAAGATTATCCTGGGTATTGACATTCAGCTGACATAGGAAGAGAATGGATGATTACTTATTAGAGGATTTCATGGGCCAGATACGGAGTATCTCACAGTACTTCCACTTGCCTTCCATTGAGTTGAACATGGATATAATTTGATTGTAAGGAAGGCTAGGAAATGGAGTCCAGCTTTACAGGCATGAAGAAGTAGACACAGATCTTGGTGAACATACTGAATTCTCTGCCTCAATTCCTAAATGAATATTAATGACTTAAACTTGCACACTATCTTTGTGACTTAAGGCTCAGGGCCCATCTTGCCTTTCTTATAACAGGCATAAAATCAGGATTAAATGTACAAAGCATATAAAGACACTTTGCCACTGGTTAACTAGAAAGTACTTTACATATATGAAAGACTATAATGAACACCtgtataacatttatatatgttaacaTTATACTATATTTATTACTCAGATTCATTTTAAGatataaacattataaatgtaGTTTGAGGCTTTTTAAGTACTTTTCTCCAATTCTATTCTTCTTTATCCTTCCTCACTATTATGAACTCAGTGTTTATGACTCTTACACACTggcatcacattttctttattacttaAACTGATCAGTAAGTCAGCATTACTGAATTCTACCATAGTCAGCCAAATCTCTCGTGGAAGGAAAGACACGGTTTTCTGATTAAAGCATTCCAGGGGTGGGAGGCATGAAATCATCCTTCAACCCTCATAACAAGTCTTTAGGTATAGCAGCATCTTAGGAACGAGGAAGTGGAGACTGAATATTAAGATTTTCtcctgggggcgcctgtgtggctcagtgggttaagcctctgcctttggctcaggtcatgatctcagggtccttgggatcaagacccacatcaggctctctgctcagcagggagcctgctcccctcacccccccccccccccccgcctgcctctctgcctacttgtgatctttgtctgtcaaataaataaataaaatcttaaaaaaaatttttatcctGAAAATGCAGAGGAATTTCATTCATTATTAGACATGGTCAAAGTTGTGGTATAGATGGATTATTCTTGTAGCCATGTGAGGACTGCTAAGTAGTCAAAAGTCCTTTGTTATAGTGCTAAGGAGCAATAATATGGGTTTCGACTAAAATGGTGACCCATGGGGATAGGCCTTTTCGTCACAAGCATTTTGAGAGCTCACAAATTTTCTTTCCTGCTGCTTCAGAAAGAATTGTACTTCAGTTTGGCATGGAGATGCTTCAAGCAGAAACTTCTGCTTCTTCCTAGAATTTTGACTTTGACCTTCTAAGCTAAGTTGTAGAAGTCTCTCTGCATCAAGGTTATAGTTCTTCTCCTAAAGCACATTGCATTCATTATCTTTTTTGATCTTCATAGAAACCCTGTGAGATAGTTACCATTTTTACtccattttaaaaactaggaaaGTGATGCCCATAGTGGTTTAATAGTTTGCCTAATATTACTAGAaagagatgacatgatactttatatggaaatcccaaaagactccacccccaaattactagaactcattcagtaatattacaggatacaaaatcaatgcaaagaaattagttgctttcctatacactaaaaatacaactgtagaaagagaaattagggaatcaattccaCTTATAATAGCACCAAGAACCttaaaataccttggaataaacctaacaaaagaggtaagggatctatactctagaaactacagaatacttgtgaaggaaattgaaaacacaaaaagatggaaaaacattccatgctcatggattggaagaataaacatggttaaaatgtctatgctgcccagagcaatctatacaatCTATGCCTTCCTgaacaaaataccaacagcatttttcaaagtactggaacaaacaatcctaaaatttgtatggaaccagcaAAGACCCTGAATTActaaaggaatgttgaaaaagaaacacaaagcaggaggcatcacgttgcctgatttcaagctatattacaaagctgtgatcaccaagacagcatggtactggcacaaaaacagacacatagatcaatggaacagaatagagagcccaaatatggacccacaactctatggtcaactaatatttgacaaagcaggaaaaaatatctaatggaaaaacatctcttcaataaattatgCTGGAAAAATTGACATCtgtatacagaagaatgaaactagaccattttataccatacacaaagataaactccaaatggatgaaagacctcaatgtgagacaggaatccatcaaaatcccagaggagaacataggcagtaacattttttacattggccacagcaacttctttcaaaacatatctccaaaggcaaaggaaacaaaagcaaaaatgaacttttgggacttcatcaagataaaaacttcttcacagcaaaggaaacagtcaacaaaacaaagagacaacctacagaatgggagaagatatttgcaaatgacactaccaatatagggctgatatccaagatctataaagaacttctcaaactcaacactccaaaaacagataatcaagtcaaaaatggatagaagacatcAATAGAcccttttccaaagaagacatacaagtggctaacagacacatggaaaaatgctccacatcatttgccaatcaaaaccacattgagataccaccttacacaagttagaatggcaaaaattgacaagataaGAAGCAACAAATGCTGGAGtgattgtggagaaaggggaaccctcttacgctgctgggaatgcaaattggtgcagccactttggaaagcagtgtggagattcctcaaaaagggctcaaaaaaaaaaaaaaaaaaaaaaaaaaaagagctaccttatgacccagaattgcactactgggtatttgccccaaagatacagatgtagtgaaaagaagggccatctgtaccccagtgtttatagcagcaatgaccacggttgccaaactgtagaaagagccaagttgcccttcaacagacgaatggataaggaagatgtggtccatatacactacggagtattatgcttccatcagaaaggatgaatacccaacttttgtgtcaacatggatggaactggaggagattatgctaagtgaaataagtcaaatagaggacaattatcatatggtttcactcatatgtggaacataaggaatagcatggaggacattaggagaaggaaaggaaaaatgaagggggggaagtcagagggggagatgaaccatgagagaccatggactctgggaatcaaactgagagttttggagggggaggtggaaggatggatgagcctggtgatgggtattaaggagggcaggtatttcatggagcactgggtgttatacacaaacaacaaATCATGGAGCACTAtatcgaaaactaatgatgtactggtgactaacaacataataaaaaattattttaaaaatattgctagaaAGAGCCTAAACTTTATTGTTTTACTTAAGTCTGAATTACTATCTTGATACTATCTTGTCTCTCTTATGGCATAACAGCTAGTATTTACTGAGGAATTGCTGTGTACCAGACACTGACTGTTCTAAGTCCTTTACATATTCTATCCCATTTAATCATCTATACAAAACTCTGaggtaaataatattattatcctcattttacagctgaggaaactgagatacagagaaCTTAAGTAACTTGTTTAAGATGCTACATCTGGACAAGGTGATTAAGACCAGTTAACTCTGGAGCCATTGTCTTGTACTACCTCTAATGGGAACGCAGTTATTTTGATTTCCAAAAGtatggggagaaggaaaacacTATGTTATAATTTAAAGCTCTTGTTAAGTTTTACTAATATAAGCCTAATATCAATGTGTCAAAATATTGTGGAGAATTTAACTATAAGCCACAAGCAGTACCAGATTTGAATGGGTCTCGCTTGATTATTGATAACATACAATTTTGCTTCAATCTTTCCAAAATGACTTCTTAGCATGGCAGAGTAGTTACAGGAGAGCAGGCCAACAGGTAGGAAACCAGGATTCTAATCCCGGTTCTGCCATAAATGGTCTTTGAGTTCTTGGGTGAGTCAATTAATTTCCTTAGACTTCAGTTGCTCCATTTCAAAGATTCAAGAAATGAACTAGAGTACCTCCAGTGTCCCCATCCATTCTGtgattctctctttgccttttttccccccattccaTCAGATACTGGATTCAAAAAATGACAGGAAATGTAAATAACAAAACACTGCAGAAGTgcaacaaattaattttaatatttccaaagATGAGGACAAGTAAATATAATAGAAGAACTAGGAATTGTTTTTGATATTCTTTCTACTAATATTATAAACATAACTCATATTTTAGTCATTTGCTTATACATGAAAAAATCTAAATCTATGACTTTGTAGctagcatttttattaaaaaaataaggtttaaataaattaaacaatatgACTATGAAAAAGTACATAACTAAGAGAGGTTAcaccttgaaaagaaaaaaactcttgaaatagtttttttttttttgaaatagttttaataaTTATCCTCttgaaagaaacagaattggGAGAACATGAATAGACAAAAGAAAAGACTCATATACAGAGGATTCTAGAAAACAGGCAGTTCCTTCTACCCTCCCCCAACTAATTCTTTCTAAAAAAGCTATTTCTTCATACAAATGTATTTGTAGATAAGATAAATGGACTAAGTTAACAAAATTGCTTTCATCTGTTTTAAAATCTACCTCTCTCCAAAGGAGTGGTTCCTAGCCTGGAGGGTAGGGTgatacagttttttgtttgttttccttcttcccaaagGAAGTTTTGTAGGAGCCTGACAGTATTTGttcaatttgtttaaaagatgATACAGATGTGCGCCTGGGAAAATTAGCCCATATTAACATTTCTTGGTTTTGCCCTTAACTAAAGGGCTTGATAATAATAGCTTAGAAATTCTGAGCTCTTTTAACCCCCATATGAACTGAGCAGTTCAGCAGGATGAAACCTATTTCAGTCCTCCATGTGACACAGGAGGAGAGGTAAGGTGGAGCTAATGCCCCTACTTCCATGGACTGGTTGGCGTTGCTGAGAGCAGCCTCATCAGCCAGCCTCCAACATCCTCTTTTAGTGTCTCCTATCCTCACCCTTAAGGAAGTCATTGTTGACTTTCTTAACTAAATTTCAGCCAAGGTGCTAGGTATTGAGACTACAATTTTGAAGATGCTGGTTCTGCTCTTGAGGGCTCAACAGTCTaaagaaaatgctgtttttaGTACTCTGACCCATTCCCATCTCACTTCCTCCTTCTGGGCCGAAGTAACTATATCTCTAAGAGCAAGGGCTGCCTGAGAGGATTTCTAAGAATATTAGGTAGGAAAGCACCCACATGTCTGTAAGTTATGTAAGATGGAATAAAATTTATGGAACCAGACCTAGGTATAGAGGGTTGAGTGTTGAGTGGTGACAGGATCCTGGCCCCAGCATTCATAATTTCTGGCGCTCCTCCTCTGCCAAAAAAAGCAGGGATGAGGGTCTAATGATCCGTGACCCTAAGTGGTTAGCAGCCTGggcacatgtatacacacagacTTCTTGATATCTTGGTCCTTCAGGAAAAGAGTAGGTCACCTGAAATGTCCATtgctctttattctttcatttcactGAAGGAGCAGTAGCTGGGCCCCAAGCCTCTCACAGTGCAGTCAGTGCTGTCGCTGTCACACTTGCCACAGTGACATTCAGTGGCTACTGGATATGTATATAGGGACTCAGCCTGGTTAGCACAGCCAGGCACTTTCATGGTCTCATACACCAGCTCTTTGAAGGTACATGTTTTCTGGATGTTGGGCCTGGCTGGGTCTTTGTACACTAGATCCTGTGgagtttaaaaaggagagagttGGGCTAAAATATTCCAGAAGTTTCTATTTAGCATAATCAAAATGAGATGGAATTTAATACTGCTTGCTCTAGCATTTACCCACTAAAGCTCACTTAAGGAATTCCTAACCAAGGAAATATGATCTCATAAATGTCCTATATGCTCTACTATATTTCTTGGTTCTGGAAATCTTACAGAATATATATCATTCCTTTTATTACTCCTTATGTCTATATCaaatcttaaatatttctcaaactaTAGAGAAACTTTATCAACatagaaaaatgatgaaatagagCTATAGCAGAAATTTTAAGCTGATTTTTGTACTTACTCAAAAACTATGTTAATGACAACataaaccataaaacactgaagTTCAGTTTCtcagaaaatgtttccaaatacaTTGTCCCTGTGTGTTTATAAACAGCCAAAAGATCTAAGAAAAAAGGGCAATGCTAAGCTTAATATGACTTTGAGGTcacatggaaaattttaaatattccacTGTCTTGTAGATATTTCCTTGCCTTAAATGctgtatatattttataggtCTATCAGTTTCAAAGTATATACAGTTTGCATATGAAAACTATTAATCCAGGTAGGACAGGTCTGTTCCAATGGTTTCTAGTAAAATTATTTGCATCAAGGGAAGAAATTGGCATTGctgtttaatttatttcaatatcATGCTATCAGGTCTGTTGATCAAACTCATTTaccacataataaaatatatttcattaaaaagttgTTACTTTCAATTTCAGTTTATAGAATGAAATTTTGCATGGATAACCCGGTGTTATAGgagaaataagtaaagaaaacaagGTAGAAACTTTTCTTGGATTAATGCCAAGAACCTGTGTGAAAATAAGCTAGTGGTTTTATGCTTCTATGCCTTGGTTTTCTCAATGGCATGAAGAAGTGAGTGGGTTCTCTGATTCCTTTTCTAGTAGTCTGCAAGTATGGACTGTGTTCTGAGGCTGCTTGTTGCCGTTTGTAATCGGGTGGGCAAATAAGACATTTTTTATATGtctatttgtgtttttatgtggcttggaaaaatacattttgatactATCTCTGTTGCAAAGATAGGGCTTCAATTACAGAAAATGGCTTTTGGGGAAAATGGTAGATCTTCTATTGTTAAGTATATGTATGCTTATAAGTTTATCTCTCTATATGTAAAATCTATCCTAGCACTACTTTCTTTTTGGAAGTGCAGAGTTGGCATATTGCCAAGCTGATCAGATCAAATCTGATGCTTTGTTAGATTTACTCTAATCAAATCCAAGCCCAAACATGTAGTTGATATCACAGTATTTAACTCCAATCATAACATAGACAGTATTGACTAAGGGACTCATGGCTATTACTTGGGAAGGTTAATATCCATCAGGTGGGAATTAATGAAGCCTGCCTTGGACAGACCCTTAGCACCTCACTTCCAGCAAAGCAGAGTTCCTACCCGGGTGTAGCAGTAGCCGGCACACCATGTGGTATTGATGCTTATGCAGAAGCGACATTCCTCCTTTTCCACTGTGATGGTGATGTTGGTAAGCTCACAGCTCTTGCAGCAGATTGCTCTCCAGcaacagaaaaggaagcaaaactgGACTGACTTCATCCTGGGCTATAAAGCAAACTATTAAGGCTCATGAGaaaacaaccccccacccccaaattataATCATCTAAGTtgaccaaagcaaaaataattgaTCTGCCCATCCTCCCCTGTCACATTTTGTTTCAgcaattttttcccttccttttcccctcccttacTTCTTTGttgaacaaacatttcttcttatattccttctccttcattttttttgtcAAGTAGACCCGTATTACAGATCAAAACTCCAATATAATAATTTAAGCAGAGCAGTATTTAAAGATCAGAGTATTTAAGTGATTAGCCTGAGGATGGTAATTGTGATAATCATATTTGtcctttcattatcattttaaacactatttttgtttaaaaataaaaaggaaattctataCAATAAAACTGGTTCATCAGTTTTAGCATCTCATAAATACTATCATTTGCTTTTGTTCAcctttgtttaaaataagacTATTTCAAGAGGCCAAGTGAATTGGTCTATACAAGTTCAGTTGCTTGCTAACAGTGACTACAGTGTATTAACCATATTTAAGAAGCCAGGTTGACAAATATAAATTGTCTACACAATAGTAGTTGAAAAAAGGTCTAGATTTGTTCTCCAGATCCTAAAAAACCTATAATTTCAAAAGTAACTGTCACCACTTGTTAACTGTAGATGCCAAGACTCACCTTTGGTCAGCTGTCTTATCTTGGGAGAGCTGTATACGGAGTCAAGTCTCAGTTCACCTTTTATACAAAATCATGTGCAACTAACACCTTGTGGATTTGTTGGGTATTAATAAGACCAATGTTAGCCTGAAGCTTGCTGTAAGTGAATCAGTGTTTAGGTAGACAGGGAGATCAAGCCCTTACTAAAGTAGTCTAAACGCAGTTGATCAGGAAAAATAATGTTACCAGAGATGATGATTTTGTACAAATTAAATTTGATATAGTAGCACACCCACTCCTTTACCTTGTCAAATTAAATGTGACTCTAGGTTTTTCTCAGGGAATTCAGAATCCTTTCCAAGTATTGCTTTAACCCTGTTGAGGGGGTATATCAAAAAGATATGGTTAATAAACTGTTCTGAGAGCTGCCTGAAAGCTgaagggaagaaacaaacaaatgggaagacTTTCATGATCTTTCTCTCATATCTAAAGTATAAACTGTGTTTCTCTTCACCTCCCATATCCAGGCCCCCTAATCTCAAATATTATTCTTTGATGCTCTACttgtaattctttaaatgttctgcTGATTTATTTCTCCAGATCTTTGCATATGCAGTGTTTGTCCTGCctgaaatatatttgtttcttacTTGTGTTCTCCAACATTGCTCCAATCCCTGGAAAATTTCTCAACCTTCAACACTCACCTATGAGAATTTAGGATGGGAGATAGAGGTGAGCTTTAGTAACTACCTTGTTTGCAATCATTGGTATACCTCTGTTTCTCCCAATAGAGTAGCAGCTCCTTGGAAACTGGGGTTGATTtgtttaacagatatttattatttaaacaatGTGGCTGGAGAAAAGGAATAATGGTATTAATATCAGGATATGATGTCAAAGATAAAATAGGAGTCAAATCATGTAGGTCCTTGGTTTTTGCTGTCTGTGACAGGGGCCAATTGTGGGATTTTGATTAGAGGTGTGACATGATTTGATTTAGGTCTAAAAGGATCCCTTCAGCTGCTGTTTTGTTAATGTacagaaagaaaggtagaaacaGAAAGACCTATTAGATGCTGTTGCAGCAACCCAGGTGAGAAACGATATTTGTTTAGACTATTGTGATGGCAATGGAAATAATGGGACATAAAATTGATTCCGGATATATGTTGAAAGTAGAGCCAACAGAATTTTCTGATGGAAGAATGTTGAGcatgagagaaagaagagttaaGAATGACTGAAGATTCTGGCCTGAGCAACTTGAAGGATAAACTTGTTATCAGCTGAAATAGGAAGGCTGTCAATGCAGTAAGTTTTGAGCAAAGATGAGGAGTTCTATATAGACATGTTGCGCTTGAGATGTCTTTAAGACCTCTAAGTATAATGCTGAATctaaattttggaagaaataatattgtttGAAGGTATAAATTTAGGCGTTGTCGACATGAGCTTAGAAAGAGATTACCAAGGAAGTGAGTGTAAATAGAGAAGATGGAAGGGCCAAGCTGAGCCTGGTATACGCCAACATTAAAAGGTCAAGGGTAAGATGAAGGGTTTTTTCACTTCATTCCTGAAAAGGGCcactgaggaaagagaggaataGAGAGAATGTGGTGTCCCAGAAGATAAAGGAGCATATCAAGGAGTGACAGCTGTGCTTAATGTTGCTGACTGGTTAAGATGAGGACTCTGAATTGTACAATATATGCAGCAAAATGAAGATCATTCATGTCCTTGGTTAGAGAAGTTTCTTTGGAGCGAGGGGAACAAAACCATGATTGGTGTGTGTTTAAGTTAttggtaggagaaaaaaaaagttgaatagaGACaactttttcttggatttttgATATAACGATGACCAAATAAATGGGTGATTTGGTAAAGTAGAAGTAGggcaaagataattttattttgatttttatgttctAAGATAGAAGGAATAACTGCATGTGTATACAGTAATGCCAATGATtgaatagagagagaaaaatgactatattggaagaagagaggagagttTCTGGAGTGTTCTTGGGTGGAGAGCTTATCCCAGTGtcaggcaggaggcagagctTGTGCGTGGAAGTGCTGGTGGATGGTGCAAGGATGGTGGATGAATTGTTAAGGAATTGTGGAGAGAGGATAAAAGTTCGTAGTTGTCTAAGACTGGGAGAGGGATTGAGTTGAGAATGATGGAGGTAGTATATTGCCTACTAGTTTTAAGGGCTCACTTGAGGTTTATGGTAAAAAAGTTAACAGGAGACAACTTAGCACGgatgtgcatttttctttttcccaatttAACAGCAGGGATTCAGGCTTATGGGTGACAAATAGTTGGATTTATCCAAGGTTATGATTTTATCAAACATGTGTGACAAAGATAAAACATAACACAGTCCAGGATATTACGAGTATTAATTCAACATTTATG of Mustela nigripes isolate SB6536 chromosome 1, MUSNIG.SB6536, whole genome shotgun sequence contains these proteins:
- the FSHB gene encoding follitropin subunit beta encodes the protein MKSVQFCFLFCCWRAICCKSCELTNITITVEKEECRFCISINTTWCAGYCYTRDLVYKDPARPNIQKTCTFKELVYETMKVPGCANQAESLYTYPVATECHCGKCDSDSTDCTVRGLGPSYCSFSEMKE